AGAATAGTCGGCGGGGGAGTTCACGATGCCGCTTGCCAAATCCGGAGTCGGTAAAACGCACTTGACCATCACGAATACAAACGCGATGGAGAGTACGAACGCCGTGAAAATTCGCGGCATCTTTGTCGAGAAGGCGTCTTCTCCCAAATGGCTTGTGAGAAGAATCGTAAACACCACGAAAATCACGACGCCGCCCACGTAAACCATCACCTGGGCAAGCGCAATGAATTCTGCGTGCATGAGCATGTAGAGAATAGCCGTCGTGACAAAGCTAAAGATGAGGAACACGGCACTCTGCAAGATGTTCTTCACGGCAACGCAACAAACCGCGGTCAACAATATCACGAGTGCGACGACATAGAACGCAATGTCCATGCCTCCCATCGGGAATGATAAAGGTAAATCCGGGAACATTAACCTTGTCCCTCCTTCTTATTTAAAATCATTTCGAGATCGTTGGGGTCGGTTGTCGCCACTTCGAAAGCGGGGCTCATCTGGATGGCTCCAAACGGGCAGGCTTCTACGCAGAGGCCGCACTGGGTGCAGCTTGCAAAGTGATAGACATAGCGCCCGAGAACCTTCTTGCCGGCAATGTTCTTTGTGGCAAGCACGTTGATGGAGGCGTTCGGGCAGGCGCGTTCGCACATGCCGCAAGCGGTGCAGTGGTTGTTGCCGTCTGCATCTTCAATCATTTCGAGGCGGCCGCGGTAGCGGTCGTGCATTTTGAGCGTCTTTCTGTTTTCGGGATATTGTTCCGTAACGATGCGCTTCGGGTTGAAAAAGTACTTGAGCGTCACGGACAATCCGCAAATAAGGCTCCACGGACCCGTGATGCAACGCTTCAAGTAGCGCTTGATATATTGTAATGTTGAAATCTTTTCTTGCATAAACTAACCACCAATTGCGATAAAGGCTGCGCCAGCGACGAGCAACACTAGGTTTACCGGCAAAAGGAATTTCCATTCGAAGTCCATGAGCTGATCGACTCGCGGGCGCACAAACGTCCAGCGGACCATCATGTAGCACCAGACCATAAAGTAAATCTTTGCGAAGAACCACACGACGCCAGGCACCATCTTCAAAACGTTGTCGATAGCGTCAATGCCCACGCACGGCGGGAAAAATCCACCGAGGAAGCATGTGGTCGCAAGGGCGGAGTTCGTGATGAGGGCGATGTATTCGGCGAGGTAGAACATGGCAAACGGGGTGCCATTGTATTCCGTGTGGTAACCACCGGTGAGTTCCTGTTCTGCTTCGGCAATGTCGAAGGGAGCGCGGTTCATTTCGGCGGTGCTCGAAATAAAGAACAAAATAAAGGCAATGAAACCGAGGACTGGAATCTTGAAAATCCACCAGTCAAAAATCGTTCCTTCCTGGCCCATCGTGATGCTCATGAGGTTCGTGGAACCCGAAATCATGACGACGAACAAAAGGATCATCGCAAACGAAATTTCGTAGCTGATCATCTGGG
The genomic region above belongs to Fibrobacter succinogenes and contains:
- a CDS encoding NADH-quinone oxidoreductase subunit I gives rise to the protein MQEKISTLQYIKRYLKRCITGPWSLICGLSVTLKYFFNPKRIVTEQYPENRKTLKMHDRYRGRLEMIEDADGNNHCTACGMCERACPNASINVLATKNIAGKKVLGRYVYHFASCTQCGLCVEACPFGAIQMSPAFEVATTDPNDLEMILNKKEGQG
- a CDS encoding complex I subunit 1 family protein, which codes for MFVPSVTHPIGDFVRDLVPRIAEYLPASIQSDTLNSVIAFLINAVICIIAVCIVNIGSAPILIYMERKVCAHVQCRLGPMRLGWHGTIQTIADVIKMLFKEVYAPSGADKLMFYLAPLIVLIAPFIVCALIPFDKNLVVADVSMGIPLIIAVNGFGVLGILLGGWSSNNKYSLLGALRSGAQMISYEISFAMILLFVVMISGSTNLMSITMGQEGTIFDWWIFKIPVLGFIAFILFFISSTAEMNRAPFDIAEAEQELTGGYHTEYNGTPFAMFYLAEYIALITNSALATTCFLGGFFPPCVGIDAIDNVLKMVPGVVWFFAKIYFMVWCYMMVRWTFVRPRVDQLMDFEWKFLLPVNLVLLVAGAAFIAIGG
- a CDS encoding NADH-quinone oxidoreductase subunit J, which translates into the protein MFPDLPLSFPMGGMDIAFYVVALVILLTAVCCVAVKNILQSAVFLIFSFVTTAILYMLMHAEFIALAQVMVYVGGVVIFVVFTILLTSHLGEDAFSTKMPRIFTAFVLSIAFVFVMVKCVLPTPDLASGIVNSPADYSSLQNFALRLLGNDPNGFIIPFEIVSVLLLMTLICAITIARRTKEDAEEEVSK